Proteins co-encoded in one Salvia splendens isolate huo1 chromosome 4, SspV2, whole genome shotgun sequence genomic window:
- the LOC121801159 gene encoding uncharacterized protein LOC121801159, with translation MEESKPVPQSRKRHLQHEIQDSPYYKMRGLLKDLRPHFIEVLKTHDFRNCKAADDIRQGMKLLMELYQEKTENSVQLKKCSNGDVGDAKKAEEHQQDADNPLVDDVTSVLPPDSQVQATYIVGGSAFGWNFITYNSSKAVYYGLTKEAFRVLNPLV, from the coding sequence ATGGAGGAATCCAAACCCGTGCCTCAAAGCAGAAAGAGGCATCTTCAACATGAGATTCAGGATTCTCCCTACTACAAGATGCGAGGACTTCTCAAAGACCTTCGCCCCCATTTCATTGAGGTGCTCAAGACTCATGACTTTCGAAATTGCAAAGCAGCTGATGATATCCGTCAAGGGATGAAGCTTCTGATGGAACTATACCAAGAAAAGACAGAAAACTCCGTTCAGCTGAAAAAATGTAGCAACGGCGATGTTGGTGATGCCAAGAAAGCAGAGGAGCATCAACAAGATGCTGACAATCCTTTGGTGGACGATGTTACGTCTGTCCTACCTCCAGATAGTCAGGTACAAGCAACGTACATTGTTGGGGGTTCTGCTTTTGGGTGGAACTTCATAACATACAATAGCAGCAAAGCAGTCTACTACGGTCTAACAAAGGAGGCTTTTCGAGTTCTAAATCCCCTAGTCTAA